In Tenacibaculum pacificus, a single window of DNA contains:
- a CDS encoding SAM hydrolase/SAM-dependent halogenase family protein, with protein MSLITLTTDFGTKDHFVGAVKGAIYSELPDAKIVDITHHITPFNITETAYILKNTYKSFPDKTIHIIGVDSELSVENKHIAVELDNHYFICPDNGLISMITSDINPTKIVEINIHNHIETSFPVLDVFVYVASHIARGGSLNIIGKEINSYKNSVEIQPKINKHKNIIIGGIIYIDNYGNVITNINKKLFKSVGKGRNFIITAKRYNFTKIYKRYNEIVDYSIPKEKRNYDGEKLAIFNSSEFLEIAIYRSNLNTVGGASSLLGLGYRDTITIEFEAIPSAKFTAKS; from the coding sequence ATGTCTCTAATTACTTTGACAACCGATTTTGGAACAAAAGACCACTTTGTAGGTGCAGTAAAAGGAGCTATTTATAGTGAATTACCTGATGCAAAAATTGTTGATATTACGCATCATATAACACCTTTTAATATTACCGAAACAGCTTACATTTTAAAAAACACCTATAAAAGCTTTCCTGATAAAACAATACATATTATTGGTGTAGATTCTGAATTAAGTGTTGAAAACAAACATATAGCTGTTGAATTAGATAATCATTATTTTATTTGTCCTGATAACGGCTTAATTTCAATGATTACTTCAGATATAAACCCGACAAAAATTGTTGAAATAAATATTCATAACCATATTGAAACTAGTTTTCCTGTTTTAGATGTTTTTGTATATGTAGCATCACACATTGCTCGTGGTGGTAGCTTAAATATTATTGGTAAAGAAATAAACTCTTATAAAAATAGTGTTGAAATTCAACCAAAAATAAATAAACATAAAAATATTATTATTGGAGGAATTATTTATATTGATAATTATGGAAACGTAATTACGAATATCAATAAAAAACTTTTCAAATCTGTAGGAAAAGGACGTAATTTTATAATTACAGCCAAACGATATAACTTTACTAAAATTTACAAACGTTATAACGAAATTGTAGATTATTCTATACCGAAAGAAAAAAGAAACTATGATGGCGAAAAATTAGCCATTTTTAATTCTTCAGAATTTTTAGAAATTGCTATTTATCGAAGTAATTTAAATACTGTTGGAGGTGCTTCTAGTTTATTAGGCTTAGGCTATAGAGATACTATTACCATTGAATTTGAAGCCATTCCTAGTGCTAAATTTACAGCTAAAAGTTAA
- a CDS encoding PhoH family protein has translation MNERTIELTEIDPNEFFGAQDSTITELKKYFPKVKIVARGNKLKLYGDPEILDELEKRLEMLIKYFNKYNKLDENSIERVLTATGKEEDIRKSGKIEGVLVHGVNGNLIKAQTSNQRKMVDLMGKNDMLFAVGPAGTGKTYTAVALAVKALKEKEVRKIILTRPAVESGENLGFLPGDLKEKLDPYMQPLYDALRDMIPREKLESHIEKGIIQIAPLAFMRGRTLDNAFVILDEAQNTTHNQMKMFLTRMGKNAKFIITGDPGQIDLPRKQVSGLKEALLALKDIGGIAQVYLDDKDVVRHRLIKKIIKAYKSIETE, from the coding sequence TTGAACGAACGTACCATTGAATTAACAGAAATCGATCCAAATGAATTTTTTGGAGCGCAAGATAGCACTATTACGGAGCTAAAAAAGTATTTTCCTAAAGTTAAAATTGTAGCAAGAGGAAATAAATTAAAATTATACGGAGATCCTGAAATTTTAGATGAGCTAGAAAAACGGTTAGAAATGCTAATTAAATACTTTAATAAGTATAATAAATTAGATGAAAACAGTATTGAGCGCGTTTTAACAGCAACAGGAAAAGAAGAAGATATTCGTAAATCGGGTAAAATTGAAGGCGTTTTAGTACACGGAGTTAATGGTAATTTAATAAAAGCACAAACCTCAAATCAGCGTAAAATGGTTGATTTGATGGGTAAAAACGACATGCTTTTTGCGGTAGGTCCTGCGGGAACAGGAAAAACTTATACCGCTGTTGCATTAGCTGTAAAAGCATTAAAAGAGAAAGAAGTACGTAAAATAATATTAACACGTCCTGCTGTTGAATCTGGTGAGAATTTAGGTTTTCTTCCTGGTGATTTAAAAGAAAAACTAGATCCGTATATGCAACCTTTATATGATGCTTTGCGTGATATGATTCCGCGTGAAAAATTAGAATCACATATTGAAAAAGGAATTATACAAATTGCACCTTTAGCATTTATGCGTGGGCGTACTTTAGATAACGCTTTTGTTATTTTAGATGAAGCTCAGAATACAACCCATAATCAGATGAAAATGTTTTTAACCCGAATGGGGAAAAATGCGAAATTTATCATCACAGGAGATCCTGGGCAAATAGATTTACCACGTAAACAAGTTTCTGGATTGAAAGAAGCATTGTTGGCATTAAAAGATATCGGCGGTATTGCACAAGTATATCTTGATGATAAAGATGTAGTACGTCATCGATTGATAAAGAAAATAATTAAAGCTTATAAAAGTATAGAGACAGAATAG
- a CDS encoding GNAT family N-acetyltransferase has translation MNYPTIFPELSTERLTLRQLSLKDKRAIFKLRSNKSINKLITRETPKNLNDAEAFIQTCLDGFETENCVFWAIQLAKTNTIVGTIDLHAIDLENSYAEISYELNPDYQKEGFMDESMKTVLEFNTDTLQLKTIEAFTHQNNSDSTALLEKHQFILQSDRKDDLFEDNHIFRLDITQE, from the coding sequence ATGAATTACCCTACAATTTTCCCAGAACTTTCTACAGAAAGATTAACATTACGCCAATTATCTTTAAAAGATAAAAGAGCTATTTTTAAATTGCGCTCTAATAAATCAATAAATAAATTGATTACTAGAGAAACCCCTAAAAATTTAAATGATGCAGAAGCTTTTATCCAAACTTGTTTAGATGGATTTGAAACAGAAAACTGTGTTTTTTGGGCAATACAATTAGCTAAAACCAATACTATTGTTGGTACAATTGATCTTCATGCTATTGATTTAGAAAACAGTTATGCAGAAATTAGCTATGAATTAAATCCTGATTATCAAAAAGAAGGTTTCATGGATGAAAGTATGAAAACTGTTTTAGAGTTTAATACGGATACTTTACAATTAAAAACTATTGAAGCTTTTACTCATCAAAATAATAGTGATTCAACAGCGTTATTAGAAAAACACCAATTTATTTTACAATCAGACAGAAAAGATGATTTATTTGAAGACAATCATATTTTTCGTCTCGACATAACACAAGAATAA
- a CDS encoding T9SS type A sorting domain-containing protein, producing MKTKLLLVLLFISSITFSQITNPVQNNLERSYEFVNGSLTDSKNGENLVQGAQSTVTLVSDRYGVPNDAVQFSNYPTTSYSQLTATPVGGSRKKSFSLWVKTSTNDNTSRHIVNNHTAMVYLKDGKIGAHISGYHKATGKSKTTVAISKMSTTAIDDGNWHHVVVTLDVSVPNVASNYRTLTYLYDFYIDGIHETQQYHIASFYVGGGSPTPPYGYGFNTPSSFNVGRNYEDIVDDIYVYNGILTQAEVTTLYSSTVTIPDANFKNELINIVDNNFDGEIQVSEAASYTGVINVSGKNIADLTGIEAFRQVTNLNCSNNQLTSLDLSRNITLTTVDCSANQITGNIDVTKNKALTSFNISNNNLITLNVANTNNANLTTLNTITNANLVCISPDAGFTAPISWFKDVTASYSDTCFPKLTTNVIGDGSITINPISVDNSYTYATVVTLTPVPASASHQFTGWSGDATGTTNPLNITVSSDTNITANFSFTPTTFYVNKNVTGGNNDGSSWANAFATVQEAINAAGVYGDEIWIAKGTYTPHASNRNTSFYINKDKLKVYGGFVGTETQLSQRDMTKIHTDNATILSGDLNNDDTGISFAGTRVENSYHVVEVSKENTMLDGLIISDGQGDFVAASGDNTYGAGIFKAFKIRKFTMKNTVVKDNVAPSAAGLMLKYDAYQETITDAVYTIDKCIFKNNLAQSASALHVSPYINTANTINLSITNSLFDSNKTVDYLTKKAIGGSNGYIESMTQGTISVVIVNNTFVNSMNNGTGGGDYASLIVSRRNPGVLNGVVANNIFWGNTSNGATSKAIGNKPHNSYVSIAGSFISNSIDEDNFSNLTGTTNTSNVNPNLDVDFKLQVTSISALNTGSNSKLPSNLTKDLSGNDRVYNGVIDLGAYEFTSGTISNTVWTGATSTDWEVAGNWNNGVPTNTLNAFIFNGVVNYPVISNISEAKDITIENLASLTISPSANLTAQNIITSDNLTIESDANNYGSLKVTNTVTGMATYKSYVSDKWHLLGSPVVGQDVASFVTNSSLVSGTVNPNNKGLGIYENTNASPWAYYQNTLSWGNFSTAKGYAIKKTTAGTVSFTGTVNTSNIQYTGTGSASNTFEMISNPYTAHLNANSGANSVLSENVANLKSTNAALYFWNDITGSYDVVNNASSPYRLAPGQGFFVQMENTGGVVDFTSAMLLHQQSSSSRAAAQTFVAVTISDENTSKTTQIKYLSNTNDGLDIGYDAGYFDGGQSKIGIYTKLADGTYGDTNFMLQCVNNEKVSATIIPLGIKTAEARDVIFSAKAMNLPENLNIYLEDKETNKVTELSNGGEYKVTVASGSGRFYLHTKASSNLDISAPVILDTKISVYKTDNNTLVIDGLKENATVNLYSILGKQVFTQEITNTTKTVSLPSLSTGIYVVKVQAGTNQISKKISIK from the coding sequence ATGAAAACAAAACTATTATTAGTATTACTCTTTATAAGCAGTATTACTTTTTCACAAATTACGAATCCTGTTCAGAATAATCTTGAGCGTTCGTATGAATTTGTAAATGGAAGTTTAACTGATTCTAAAAATGGAGAAAATTTGGTGCAAGGAGCACAATCAACTGTAACTTTAGTTTCAGACAGATATGGAGTTCCAAATGATGCCGTACAATTTAGTAATTATCCGACGACTTCGTATTCTCAATTAACAGCAACACCTGTTGGAGGATCGAGAAAAAAATCATTTAGTCTTTGGGTAAAAACAAGTACTAATGATAATACTTCTAGACATATTGTAAACAACCATACTGCCATGGTTTATTTAAAAGATGGTAAAATAGGAGCACATATTTCTGGATATCATAAAGCAACGGGTAAATCAAAAACTACAGTAGCTATCTCAAAAATGTCAACGACAGCTATTGATGATGGTAATTGGCATCACGTTGTAGTAACTTTGGATGTTAGTGTACCTAATGTTGCGTCTAACTATAGAACATTAACTTATTTATATGATTTTTATATAGATGGTATTCATGAAACACAACAATATCATATAGCGAGTTTTTATGTTGGAGGAGGTTCTCCTACACCACCATATGGTTATGGGTTTAACACTCCTTCTTCATTTAATGTTGGTAGAAATTATGAAGATATTGTTGATGATATTTATGTTTATAATGGTATTTTAACACAAGCAGAAGTTACAACTTTGTATAGTTCTACAGTAACTATTCCTGATGCTAATTTTAAAAATGAATTAATTAATATTGTTGATAATAACTTTGATGGAGAAATACAAGTTTCAGAAGCAGCAAGTTATACAGGGGTAATTAATGTAAGTGGTAAAAATATTGCTGATTTAACAGGAATAGAAGCTTTTAGGCAAGTAACAAATTTAAATTGCTCAAACAATCAATTAACGAGTTTAGATTTAAGTAGAAATATCACTTTAACAACTGTCGATTGTAGTGCAAATCAAATTACAGGAAATATAGATGTAACCAAAAATAAAGCATTAACATCATTTAATATTAGTAATAATAATTTGATAACACTTAATGTTGCGAATACAAATAATGCTAATTTAACAACGTTAAATACAATAACAAATGCTAATTTAGTTTGTATCAGTCCTGATGCTGGATTTACTGCACCTATATCTTGGTTTAAAGATGTTACGGCTTCTTATAGTGATACTTGTTTTCCAAAATTAACAACAAATGTTATTGGTGATGGTAGTATAACTATCAATCCTATATCAGTAGATAATTCTTATACTTATGCTACAGTTGTTACATTAACGCCTGTACCAGCATCAGCAAGTCATCAATTTACAGGTTGGAGTGGAGATGCTACGGGAACGACAAATCCATTAAATATAACAGTTAGTTCTGATACTAATATTACTGCAAACTTTTCATTTACACCAACAACTTTTTACGTAAATAAAAATGTAACTGGCGGAAATAATGACGGTAGTTCTTGGGCAAATGCTTTTGCTACAGTTCAAGAAGCAATAAATGCTGCAGGAGTTTATGGAGATGAAATTTGGATTGCAAAAGGAACATATACACCTCACGCTTCTAATAGAAATACTTCTTTTTATATCAATAAAGATAAATTAAAAGTTTATGGTGGTTTTGTAGGAACTGAAACGCAATTATCACAAAGAGATATGACTAAAATTCATACTGATAATGCTACAATTTTATCAGGAGATTTAAACAATGATGACACTGGTATTTCTTTCGCAGGAACTAGAGTTGAAAATAGTTATCATGTTGTGGAAGTATCAAAAGAAAATACCATGTTAGATGGTTTAATTATTTCTGATGGTCAGGGAGATTTCGTAGCTGCATCTGGAGATAATACTTATGGTGCTGGAATTTTTAAAGCTTTTAAAATAAGAAAGTTTACAATGAAAAACACTGTTGTTAAAGACAATGTAGCACCATCTGCTGCGGGGCTTATGTTAAAATATGATGCGTATCAAGAAACAATTACAGATGCTGTTTATACAATTGATAAATGTATTTTTAAAAATAATTTAGCACAATCAGCTTCAGCGTTACATGTTTCTCCTTATATTAATACAGCAAATACTATTAATTTATCAATAACAAACTCATTATTTGATAGCAATAAAACGGTAGATTATCTTACAAAAAAAGCTATTGGAGGTAGTAATGGTTATATAGAGTCAATGACTCAAGGAACAATAAGTGTTGTTATTGTTAACAATACTTTTGTAAATAGTATGAATAATGGTACTGGAGGAGGAGATTATGCTAGTTTAATAGTATCTAGAAGAAACCCTGGAGTTTTAAATGGCGTAGTTGCTAATAATATTTTTTGGGGAAATACAAGTAATGGAGCAACCTCAAAAGCAATAGGGAATAAACCACATAATTCTTATGTTAGTATAGCTGGTAGTTTTATTTCTAATTCAATTGATGAAGATAATTTTTCAAATCTAACAGGAACTACAAATACAAGTAATGTAAATCCTAATTTAGATGTCGATTTTAAATTACAAGTAACTTCAATAAGTGCTTTAAATACTGGGTCAAACAGTAAGTTACCAAGTAATTTAACTAAAGATTTATCAGGAAATGACCGTGTTTATAACGGTGTTATAGATTTAGGAGCGTATGAATTTACATCAGGAACTATTTCTAATACTGTTTGGACAGGTGCTACTAGTACTGATTGGGAAGTTGCTGGAAACTGGAATAATGGTGTACCAACAAATACTTTAAATGCATTTATTTTTAATGGAGTTGTAAATTATCCTGTTATTTCAAATATATCAGAGGCAAAAGATATTACTATTGAAAATTTAGCAAGTTTAACAATTTCGCCATCTGCAAATTTAACGGCTCAAAATATTATTACGAGTGATAACTTAACAATTGAATCTGATGCGAATAATTATGGAAGTTTAAAAGTTACCAATACTGTAACAGGTATGGCAACATATAAAAGTTATGTTTCTGATAAATGGCATTTATTAGGTTCACCAGTAGTTGGACAAGATGTTGCTTCTTTTGTAACGAATAGTTCATTGGTTAGCGGAACGGTAAATCCAAATAATAAAGGTTTAGGTATTTATGAAAATACTAATGCAAGCCCTTGGGCGTATTATCAAAATACTTTATCGTGGGGTAATTTTTCTACAGCTAAAGGATACGCTATCAAAAAAACTACAGCAGGTACAGTAAGTTTTACAGGAACAGTAAATACTTCAAATATTCAATATACAGGAACAGGAAGTGCAAGTAATACTTTTGAAATGATAAGTAATCCATACACAGCACATCTTAATGCTAATAGTGGAGCAAATAGTGTTTTATCTGAAAATGTAGCAAACTTAAAAAGTACCAATGCAGCATTGTATTTTTGGAATGATATAACAGGAAGTTACGATGTTGTTAATAATGCTAGTTCACCATATCGTTTAGCTCCAGGACAAGGATTTTTTGTGCAAATGGAAAATACTGGTGGTGTAGTTGATTTTACATCAGCTATGTTATTACATCAACAATCATCAAGTTCAAGAGCAGCTGCTCAAACATTTGTGGCTGTAACAATTTCTGATGAAAACACGAGTAAAACTACTCAAATTAAATATTTATCAAATACAAATGATGGTTTAGATATTGGTTACGATGCAGGATATTTTGATGGTGGACAATCAAAAATAGGTATTTACACCAAATTAGCAGACGGAACTTATGGCGATACCAATTTTATGTTACAATGTGTTAATAATGAAAAAGTATCAGCAACGATAATTCCATTAGGAATTAAAACTGCCGAAGCTAGAGATGTTATCTTTTCAGCAAAAGCAATGAATTTACCAGAAAATCTAAATATTTATTTAGAAGATAAAGAAACGAATAAAGTAACGGAATTAAGTAACGGAGGCGAATACAAAGTTACTGTAGCATCAGGTTCAGGACGTTTTTACTTACATACAAAAGCTTCATCAAATTTAGATATATCTGCTCCTGTTATTTTAGATACAAAAATTAGTGTTTATAAAACAGATAATAATACACTTGTTATAGATGGTTTAAAAGAGAATGCAACCGTTAATTTATACAGTATTTTAGGTAAACAAGTATTCACACAAGAAATAACGAATACAACTAAAACAGTTTCTTTACCAAGTTTATCAACAGGAATTTATGTTGTAAAAGTACAAGCAGGAACAAATCAAATAAGTAAAAAAATAAGTATTAAATAA
- a CDS encoding putative quinol monooxygenase has translation MFVRIVKMSFHSDKIDEFLANFNTKKEYIRNAPGCRLLELYRDKTNSDIFFTYSYWENEQDLENYRNSDLFKDIWTQTKILFNDKPLAWSVDKTISLR, from the coding sequence ATGTTTGTACGGATTGTAAAAATGAGTTTTCATTCAGATAAAATTGACGAATTTTTAGCCAATTTCAATACTAAAAAAGAATACATAAGAAATGCACCTGGTTGTCGTTTATTAGAACTATATAGAGATAAAACAAATTCTGATATTTTTTTCACCTATAGTTATTGGGAAAATGAACAAGATTTAGAAAACTATCGAAATTCTGATTTATTTAAAGACATTTGGACACAAACAAAAATTTTATTTAATGATAAACCTCTAGCTTGGAGTGTTGATAAAACCATAAGTTTACGATAA
- a CDS encoding phosphoribosylaminoimidazolesuccinocarboxamide synthase, whose amino-acid sequence MNTINETNFQFPKQKSVYKGKVREVYNIDDELLVMIASDRLSAFDVVLPRQIPYKGQILNQIATKMMNETADVVPNWLHANPDENVAIGHLCEPFKVEMVIRGYMSGHAAREYKAGKRVLCGATMPEGMKENDKFPTPIITPSTKAENGDHDEDITREEILSKNVVSEEDYIVLEKYTRDLFQKGTEIAASRGLILVDTKYEFGKTKEGKIVLIDEIHTPDSSRYFYQEGYAERQEKGESQKQLSKEFVRQWLIENDFQGKDGQAIPEMSDEKVIEISNRYIELYEQITGEKFVKASTENVLNRIEKNVVNFLNG is encoded by the coding sequence GTGAATACAATTAACGAGACTAACTTTCAATTCCCAAAGCAAAAGTCAGTTTATAAAGGTAAAGTAAGAGAGGTTTATAATATAGATGATGAGTTATTAGTAATGATAGCTTCTGATAGATTATCTGCTTTTGATGTAGTTTTACCACGTCAAATTCCTTATAAAGGTCAAATTTTAAATCAAATAGCAACCAAAATGATGAACGAAACAGCTGATGTTGTTCCGAATTGGTTGCACGCAAACCCTGATGAAAACGTAGCAATAGGACATTTATGCGAACCTTTTAAAGTAGAAATGGTTATCCGTGGTTATATGTCTGGTCATGCAGCGCGTGAATATAAAGCTGGTAAAAGAGTTTTATGCGGTGCTACAATGCCTGAAGGAATGAAGGAAAATGATAAGTTTCCAACACCAATAATTACGCCTTCAACAAAAGCCGAAAATGGAGATCATGACGAAGATATTACTCGTGAAGAAATTTTATCTAAAAATGTAGTTTCTGAAGAAGATTATATCGTTTTAGAAAAATATACTAGAGATTTATTTCAAAAAGGAACAGAAATAGCAGCTTCTCGTGGCTTAATTTTAGTAGATACTAAATATGAATTTGGTAAAACTAAAGAGGGTAAAATTGTTTTAATTGATGAAATTCACACACCAGATTCTTCTCGTTATTTTTATCAAGAAGGATATGCTGAACGTCAAGAAAAAGGTGAAAGCCAAAAGCAATTATCAAAAGAATTTGTGCGTCAGTGGTTAATCGAAAATGATTTTCAAGGAAAAGATGGACAAGCAATTCCTGAAATGTCAGATGAAAAAGTAATCGAAATTTCAAACAGATATATTGAATTATACGAGCAAATTACAGGTGAGAAATTTGTAAAAGCAAGTACTGAAAATGTATTAAATCGTATTGAAAAAAATGTTGTTAATTTTTTAAATGGATAA
- the gldF gene encoding gliding motility-associated ABC transporter permease subunit GldF, with product MYPILKKEVNSFFSSPIAYLVIGVFLLVNGLFLWVFKDTFNILNAGFADLSSFFYLAPWLFLFLIPAITMKSFADEFNSGTIEILKTKPLTDWQIVLGKFTAVLLLVCIALIPTLTYVYTVYTLGNPVGNLDIGSTIGSYLGLLFLASTYTAIGLFTSTLSKNQIVAFILGIFITFILFYGFDALSESFGNSGYTLQQFGMNEHFKSISRGVVDTRDVIYFITVTFFFLFITKQQLKNE from the coding sequence ATGTACCCTATACTTAAAAAAGAAGTTAACTCATTTTTTTCATCCCCAATAGCTTACTTAGTTATTGGGGTGTTTTTACTCGTAAATGGTTTATTTTTATGGGTTTTTAAAGATACTTTCAATATTTTAAATGCTGGTTTTGCTGATTTAAGTTCGTTCTTTTATTTAGCGCCTTGGTTATTTTTATTTTTGATTCCTGCAATTACCATGAAAAGTTTTGCTGATGAATTTAACAGCGGAACTATTGAAATATTAAAGACAAAGCCACTAACTGATTGGCAAATTGTTTTAGGAAAATTTACCGCAGTATTACTATTAGTTTGTATTGCATTAATTCCGACTTTAACATATGTTTACACCGTTTACACACTCGGAAACCCTGTTGGTAATTTAGATATTGGTAGTACAATTGGCTCATATTTAGGTTTATTATTTTTAGCATCAACTTATACTGCTATTGGTTTATTTACTTCTACATTATCTAAAAATCAAATTGTAGCTTTTATTTTAGGCATCTTTATTACTTTTATTTTATTCTACGGATTTGACGCTCTAAGTGAGTCTTTCGGAAACTCAGGATATACACTACAACAATTTGGAATGAACGAACATTTTAAAAGTATTAGTCGTGGCGTTGTAGATACTCGCGATGTTATTTATTTTATTACTGTTACTTTTTTCTTTTTATTCATCACCAAACAACAATTAAAAAATGAATAA
- the gldG gene encoding gliding motility-associated ABC transporter substrate-binding protein GldG — MNKKLQHITLAFFGLFLINYLSNSVYKRFDLTQDKRYTISEISESLLNKLESPIFIKVYLEGNFPAEFKRLQTETRQFLEELKATNSNVQFRFINPANIRESLIKKRMLPSQLTVQEDGKLSEAIIFPWAEISIGQKTELVSLLPNTVAKTQESQLQQAIEKLEFSFANAIHNITTKEKQKIAVIAGNGELEDIHLYSLLSEVGKKYHLAKFTLDSVAKNPQKTVNDLTKYDLAIIAKPTERFTEQEKFTLDQFITNGGKTLWMVDTNYADTDSLYDTGKMLAFPRDLNLTDLLFSYQVRINNKLIQDLYSAKIPLATGNLGNQAQFQHLNWFYHPLVNGNPNHSITKNLAPVRFRFTTQIDTLKGNLKKTPLLVTSVLTKKIGTPNFVELQSIAKQPKEKEYNRGSQLLAVLLEGKFNSAYKNRTKPFNTALFKSTSKANKMVVIADGDVARNQILKGKPHDLSLDKWTGEQFGNKAFLINTIDYLLDDTGLINLRNKSITINLLDKQKAYTEKRFWQFINIGVPLILLGLFGFGFNYLRKKKYAK, encoded by the coding sequence ATGAATAAAAAGCTACAACATATCACGCTTGCTTTCTTCGGATTATTTTTGATAAATTATCTTTCTAATTCAGTTTATAAAAGATTCGATTTAACTCAAGATAAACGCTATACAATTTCTGAAATTAGCGAATCATTATTAAATAAATTAGAGAGTCCTATTTTTATAAAAGTATATTTAGAAGGTAATTTTCCTGCTGAATTTAAACGCTTACAAACCGAAACTCGTCAGTTTTTAGAAGAATTAAAAGCAACAAATTCAAATGTTCAATTTCGATTTATAAATCCTGCTAATATTCGCGAAAGTCTAATTAAAAAAAGAATGCTTCCGAGTCAATTAACTGTTCAAGAAGACGGAAAATTATCCGAAGCTATTATTTTTCCTTGGGCAGAAATTAGCATCGGTCAAAAAACAGAACTCGTTTCTTTATTACCAAACACCGTTGCAAAAACACAAGAATCGCAACTACAACAGGCAATTGAGAAGTTAGAATTTTCTTTTGCGAATGCAATACATAATATCACAACAAAAGAAAAACAAAAAATTGCTGTAATTGCTGGTAACGGCGAATTAGAAGATATTCATTTGTATAGCTTATTAAGTGAAGTTGGTAAAAAATATCATTTAGCAAAATTTACTTTAGATAGCGTTGCTAAAAATCCACAGAAAACAGTTAATGATTTAACTAAATACGATTTAGCTATTATCGCAAAACCTACCGAACGTTTTACCGAACAAGAAAAATTCACTCTTGATCAGTTTATTACAAACGGCGGTAAAACTTTATGGATGGTTGACACAAACTATGCAGATACCGATAGTTTATACGATACAGGAAAAATGTTAGCTTTTCCTCGTGATTTAAACCTAACCGATTTATTATTTAGTTATCAAGTTCGTATTAATAACAAATTAATTCAAGATTTATATTCGGCTAAAATTCCTTTAGCAACAGGTAATTTAGGAAATCAAGCACAATTCCAACACTTAAATTGGTTTTATCATCCGTTAGTAAATGGAAATCCAAATCATTCAATTACTAAAAACCTTGCTCCTGTTCGTTTTCGATTTACAACACAAATAGACACCTTAAAAGGAAATCTAAAAAAAACACCTTTATTGGTAACATCAGTATTAACAAAAAAAATAGGAACTCCTAATTTTGTTGAATTACAAAGTATTGCAAAGCAACCTAAAGAAAAAGAATACAATAGAGGTTCACAACTTTTAGCTGTTTTATTAGAAGGGAAATTTAATTCTGCATATAAAAATAGAACAAAACCATTTAATACAGCTCTTTTTAAATCGACAAGTAAGGCTAATAAAATGGTAGTAATTGCTGATGGTGATGTTGCTAGAAATCAAATTTTAAAAGGAAAACCACACGATTTATCATTAGATAAGTGGACAGGTGAACAATTTGGAAACAAAGCATTTTTAATAAATACAATCGATTATTTACTTGATGATACTGGTTTAATTAATTTACGAAATAAATCAATCACTATTAATTTATTAGATAAACAAAAAGCATATACTGAAAAACGCTTTTGGCAATTTATAAATATCGGTGTTCCATTAATTTTACTTGGTTTATTCGGTTTTGGTTTTAATTATTTAAGAAAAAAGAAATATGCTAAATAA
- a CDS encoding glyoxalase: MDNNKISIRPVLNLSSEIPVEDFQNKTIRPILKLQHDLILQFFIFFCKNQKVDIINIEKEKFNKAVNNITKKNINLKNQFLGLIIGQFTVGEFEFYKDNNTDINKRILTMIGQRIKDSQSEIKSFKTNDNDNRTKN; this comes from the coding sequence ATGGATAACAACAAAATAAGTATTCGTCCCGTATTAAATTTATCCTCTGAAATTCCTGTAGAAGATTTTCAGAATAAAACAATACGACCAATTTTAAAATTACAACACGACCTTATTTTACAATTTTTTATCTTTTTCTGTAAGAATCAAAAAGTAGATATTATAAATATCGAAAAAGAAAAATTTAATAAAGCGGTGAATAATATCACCAAAAAAAATATAAATTTAAAAAATCAGTTTTTAGGCTTAATTATAGGACAGTTTACCGTTGGTGAATTTGAATTTTATAAAGACAATAATACTGATATTAATAAAAGAATTTTAACGATGATAGGGCAACGAATAAAAGACAGCCAATCAGAAATTAAAAGTTTTAAAACTAACGATAATGATAATAGAACCAAGAACTAG